One genomic segment of Belonocnema kinseyi isolate 2016_QV_RU_SX_M_011 chromosome 2, B_treatae_v1, whole genome shotgun sequence includes these proteins:
- the LOC117167049 gene encoding probable sodium/potassium/calcium exchanger CG1090: MSSVVIVEKSHLTRHRTRLTRRAKWPIHVGFFLVYVFVHLVSSSTTSPPNPAAGKSIETSSSPTNPVSLEAGNGNGQKKEVPLTEREEEKDKGNDNKNVKHKSKVDDNEKINSSIIENGEENKKKNEKAAGNKETAEKEENEQNNTEIKENTTKNDTNSTETFFTSTVPSTEYSSTIRPKRINCSAPAIEQFPRPLMGPNVRKHGGLMIHLLVAAYTFLGLAIVCDDYFVSSLDRICEELRLSPDVAGATFMAAGSSAPELATVVIGVFFAQDDIGVSGVIGSAVFNIMFVISVCGLCTTTVSKLNWWPLCRDSFFYAVSILVMLGTIFNEIISWPEALFMLIMYVVYCVVLSFNTSLERWAKSLNIPFLPKDEEPAEQSALVTYRSLQEERVSYTAPTNAATAPVPVDPWKSPVESAMQAWDDPQSQDPYQQQQDPYQYQDPYQQQDPYQQQQQEPYQQEQQIQPQQQQQPQQQPQQTPAPKPPQYYKAKEYDPNEVSPLVKPADASKFRLFSWALVYPIHYTCRKTMPDVRQEKYRRLYPYTFFMSMIWISFYSYIMVWMITIIGSTLGIPDTVMGLTFVAAGVSVPDALSSLAVIKEGLGDMAVSNAVGSNVFDILVCLGLPWFIQTAIVSPGSYVNVTSRGLTYSTLSLLSTVVFLVVATHLNGWKLDRRYGVVLMVWYLIFIIFASLYELNVFGQMNPPVCPSLY; encoded by the exons ATAGAAACGTCTTCTTCACCTACAAATCCAGTTTCATTAGAGGCTGGAAACGGAAACGGACAGAAAAAAGAGGTGCCACTAACAGAAAGGGAGGAGGAGAAAGATAAGGGAAATGATAATAAAAACGTAAAACATAAGAGCAAGGTAGATGATAATGAGAAGATAAATAgtagtataatagaaaatggggaggaaaataagaaaaaaaatgagaaagcggCTGGTAACAAGGAAACAGCAGAAAAAGAAGAGAATGAACAAAATAATACAGAAATAAAGGAAAACACTACTAAAAATGATACTAATTCTACG gaaacctTCTTTACGTCAACGGTGCCATCCACTGAGTACTCTTCAACTATAAGGcctaaaagaattaattgttcTGCGCCAGCCATCGAACAATTTCCGAGGCCGTTAATGGGTCCCAATGTCAGGAAACACGGTGGTCTTATGATTCATCTTCTAGTAGCAGCCTACACTTTTCTTGGTCTTGCCATTGTCTGCGATGATTACTTTGTTTCTAGTCTCGATAGAATTTGTGAAG AATTGAGACTTTCTCCTGACGTAGCAGGAGCAACTTTCATGGCCGCAGGTTCCTCTGCACCAGAATTGGCAACGGTTGTAATAGGAGTTTTCTTTGCGCAGGACGATATTGGG gtGAGTGGAGTCATCGGGAGTGCAGTTTTCAACATAATGTTCGTGATATCTGTTTGCGGTTTATGTACAACGACAGTTTCCAAACTCAATTGGTGGCCTCTTTGTCGTGACTCCTTCTTCTATGCTGTTTCAATTTTAGTTATGCTTGGAACAATTTTCAATGAGATTATATCATG GCCAGAAGCTCTTTTCATGCTCATCATGTACGTAGTTTACTGCGTAGTTTTGTCGTTCAATACTTCCTTGGAACGTTGGGCAAAGTCTTTAAACATTCCCTTTCTTCCAAAAGACGAAGAGCCCGCTGAACAGAGCGCCTTAGTAACTTACAGATCATTACAAGAAGAAAGGGTATCTTATACTGCACCTACAAATGCAGCCACTGCTCCTGTTCCAGTAGATCCATGGAAAAGTCCAGTAG AAAGTGCTATGCAAGCATGGGACGATCCTCAGTCACAAGATCCGTATCAACAACAGCAGGATCCGTATCAATATCAGGATCCATATCAACAACAGGATCCATATCAGCAGCAGCAGCAGGAGCCTTATCAGCAAGAGCAACAAATTCAGccgcaacaacaacaacaacccCAACAGCAACCGCAACAGACGCCAGCTCCAAAGCCACCACAATACTACAAAGCGAAAGAATACGATCCAAATGAGGTTTCTCCATTGGTAAAACCAGCTGATGCTAGtaaatttcgattattttcatGGGCACTTGTCTATCCTATTCATTACACGTGTAGAAAAACGATGCCTGATGTCCGACAAGAAAAGTACCGAAGGTTGTACCCTTATACGTTTTTTATGTCCATGATCTGGATCAGCTTTTATAGCTACATCATGGTCTGGATGATAACCATCATAG gtaGTACACTCGGAATTCCTGACACCGTGATGGGTTTGACTTTCGTAGCTGCTGGTGTAAGCGTGCCTGATGCACTTTCGTCTCTAGCTGTTATTAAGGAGGGCCTTGGGGATATGGCCGTCAGCAATGCAGTTGGAAGTAACGTCTTCGATATTTTAGTTTGCCTTGGTCTTCCTTGGTTCATACAGACCGCTATCGTTAGTCCCGGGTCATACGTCAACGTGACTAGCAGag GTCTGACTTATTCAACCTTATCTCTTCTCTCGACGGTGGTGTTTTTGGTCGTAGCCACTCATTTGAATGGATGGAAACTGGATCGTCGGTACGGAGTAGTGCTGATGGTTTGGTACTTGATTTTCATCATCTTCGCTTCATTATACGAGCTGAATGTGTTCGGCCAGATGAACCCACCAGTTTGTCCCAGCCTGTACTAA